A stretch of the Haloarcula ordinaria genome encodes the following:
- a CDS encoding group I truncated hemoglobin encodes MAEQTLYERLGEQAGIRAVVDDFYDRLVEDEELGPFFENADMEMLRRTQTDFLCEAAGGPETYDAAPVREAHLHVPFTPAHIERAVELLEASLDEFDVPADDAASVVGAVAAYEEELLARPDED; translated from the coding sequence ATGGCGGAGCAAACGTTGTACGAACGTTTGGGGGAACAAGCGGGCATCCGAGCGGTCGTCGACGACTTCTACGACAGACTTGTGGAAGACGAGGAGCTGGGTCCGTTCTTCGAGAACGCGGACATGGAGATGCTGCGGCGGACACAGACCGACTTTCTCTGTGAGGCCGCAGGAGGACCGGAGACGTACGACGCGGCGCCGGTCCGGGAGGCCCACCTCCACGTCCCGTTCACACCGGCGCACATCGAGCGTGCCGTCGAGTTACTCGAGGCGAGCCTCGACGAGTTCGATGTGCCAGCGGACGACGCGGCGTCGGTCGTCGGCGCCGTCGCGGCCTACGAAGAGGAACTGCTGGCTCGGCCGGACGAAGACTAG
- a CDS encoding mandelate racemase/muconate lactonizing enzyme family protein, with product MAREDEPDYRIPPGGGVPWRDMGMEETHRPPERDVEITGIETMAIAGNFTWGIVKVETDAGVYGLGETFRAEAALDMAGRLAVDLVGENPLDTSRVRELLEQRYTGAGAIGQAAFTAIETACYDIKGKLFDVPVYELLGGKYRDDIKIYCDTHGGESLGEAADHDPRDVYTPEAYARAAREVVDEGFEALKFDLDVPTHAEYDEASRRMGNEALEHKVSLVEAVRDEIGYDVDLGMDLHWNFTTETAIRLGKKLERFDLAWLEDPVPPEKTESQRRVTEALDVPVLTGENLVTVSQFNDAAREGMMDIAAPDVNKCGGLGEYVDIATVCDLYGIPIASHNISSPLGTVAGAHVSAAIPNFLCLEWHARDVPWWNEMAERVDGSGPVLEDGSIDVPEGPGLGVELNPDICEEYLVDGYDLIV from the coding sequence ATGGCGAGAGAAGACGAACCGGACTATCGCATACCCCCAGGCGGCGGCGTGCCGTGGCGGGACATGGGAATGGAGGAGACGCACCGGCCGCCGGAACGCGACGTCGAGATAACCGGCATCGAGACGATGGCCATCGCGGGCAACTTCACGTGGGGCATCGTTAAGGTCGAGACCGACGCCGGCGTCTACGGCCTGGGCGAGACCTTCCGCGCCGAGGCGGCGCTCGATATGGCCGGCCGGCTGGCGGTCGACCTCGTCGGCGAGAACCCGCTCGATACCTCCCGCGTGCGCGAACTGCTCGAGCAGCGCTACACTGGCGCGGGCGCTATCGGGCAGGCCGCGTTCACGGCCATCGAGACGGCCTGTTACGACATCAAGGGCAAGCTGTTCGACGTCCCCGTCTACGAACTGCTGGGCGGGAAGTACCGGGACGATATCAAGATTTACTGTGACACCCACGGCGGCGAGTCGCTGGGCGAGGCTGCCGACCACGACCCACGGGACGTCTACACGCCCGAGGCGTACGCTCGCGCCGCCCGCGAGGTCGTCGACGAGGGGTTCGAGGCGCTGAAGTTCGACCTCGACGTGCCGACCCACGCCGAGTACGACGAGGCCAGCCGGCGGATGGGCAACGAGGCGCTCGAGCACAAGGTCAGCCTCGTCGAGGCCGTCCGCGACGAGATCGGCTACGACGTCGACCTCGGGATGGACCTCCACTGGAACTTCACGACCGAGACGGCCATCCGCCTGGGCAAGAAACTCGAACGGTTCGACCTCGCCTGGCTCGAGGACCCGGTCCCGCCGGAGAAGACCGAGTCCCAGCGCCGGGTGACCGAGGCGCTCGACGTGCCGGTGCTCACCGGCGAGAACCTCGTCACCGTCTCGCAGTTCAACGACGCCGCCCGGGAGGGGATGATGGACATCGCCGCGCCCGACGTCAACAAGTGCGGCGGCCTGGGCGAGTACGTCGACATCGCCACCGTCTGTGACCTCTACGGCATCCCCATCGCCTCGCACAATATCTCCAGCCCGCTGGGGACCGTCGCCGGTGCCCACGTCTCCGCGGCCATCCCGAACTTCCTTTGCCTGGAGTGGCACGCCCGGGACGTCCCGTGGTGGAACGAGATGGCCGAGCGCGTCGACGGTTCGGGCCCCGTCCTCGAGGACGGCTCCATCGACGTGCCCGAGGGCCCCGGCCTGGGCGTCGAACTGAACCCTGACATCTGCGAGGAGTACCTGGTCGACGGCTACGACCTCATCGTCTGA
- a CDS encoding class I SAM-dependent methyltransferase, whose translation MSTGSVPIVTPPLGEWAFDRRGPEHSKRVYDWWGRHDWAYRAFVNGYLLGREGAFRTRTVESLGLDPGDWVLDVGCGPGPNFDVLADAVGPTGALVGVDASEGMVERATARGTTLDCSATVLQADAARLPLRDASVDAACATLSLSAMPDIPAVVDQLARVLRPGGRLAVLDARPFEAAYARWLNPFIERAAAYLTNWYPDADIVGAVDERFADTTLRTFQGGSIYVLTGRNGTER comes from the coding sequence GTGTCGACAGGTTCGGTGCCCATCGTGACACCGCCGCTCGGCGAGTGGGCGTTCGACCGCCGCGGGCCCGAACACAGCAAGCGGGTGTACGACTGGTGGGGGAGACACGACTGGGCCTACCGGGCCTTCGTCAACGGCTACCTGCTCGGACGCGAGGGAGCCTTCCGGACACGGACGGTCGAGTCGCTCGGTCTCGACCCCGGCGACTGGGTCCTCGACGTCGGCTGTGGCCCCGGGCCGAACTTCGACGTGCTCGCGGACGCCGTCGGTCCGACGGGGGCTCTCGTCGGTGTCGACGCGAGCGAGGGGATGGTCGAGCGAGCGACAGCACGGGGTACGACGCTCGACTGTTCGGCCACCGTACTCCAGGCCGACGCCGCCCGACTGCCGCTGCGAGACGCGTCTGTCGACGCGGCGTGTGCGACGCTCTCGCTCAGTGCCATGCCCGATATCCCGGCCGTCGTCGACCAGCTCGCTCGCGTCCTCCGACCGGGCGGTCGGCTCGCGGTACTCGACGCCCGTCCCTTCGAGGCTGCGTACGCCCGGTGGTTGAACCCGTTCATCGAGCGTGCCGCTGCCTACCTCACCAACTGGTATCCCGACGCCGACATCGTCGGCGCGGTCGACGAACGGTTCGCCGACACGACGCTCCGGACCTTCCAGGGCGGTTCCATCTACGTACTCACCGGACGGAACGGGACGGAGCGCTAG